In Micrococcales bacterium, one DNA window encodes the following:
- the cas1 gene encoding type II CRISPR-associated endonuclease Cas1 translates to MAKGWRVLDCTAARGAIDADRGLITIATADGQVDRVPVDDLAILLLGTGFTITSGAMHRLAGYDAVVVLCDWAGNPKSVMTPWSSHSRIAQRQIAQAGLSPADRAETWGRLVRAKIVGQAATLGTTKPRFASRLEGMAQDVRPGDPNNTEGAAARFYWSHLWAKDFRRDTDGGDRINALLNYGYGILRGHGIRAVLGAGLIGAVGVAHSHRANPFNLVADLMEPFRPAIDFAVVHLPPYSSLKKVETKALLAEACFNAFTPGGPSVAAEFESLAQRFGRFAEGEADQLDVTAWRPNV, encoded by the coding sequence ATGGCGAAGGGCTGGCGCGTTTTGGACTGCACCGCGGCTCGCGGTGCTATTGATGCCGACCGGGGGTTGATCACTATTGCCACCGCCGACGGCCAAGTGGACCGTGTGCCGGTCGATGACCTCGCGATCCTTCTACTTGGCACCGGGTTCACTATCACAAGCGGGGCGATGCACCGTCTTGCCGGCTACGACGCAGTCGTGGTCTTGTGCGACTGGGCCGGGAATCCCAAGTCGGTGATGACGCCTTGGTCAAGTCACTCACGCATAGCTCAGCGGCAGATCGCCCAGGCGGGTTTGAGCCCCGCCGACAGAGCCGAGACATGGGGCCGGTTGGTGCGGGCAAAGATAGTGGGTCAAGCCGCCACGCTTGGGACCACCAAACCCCGTTTTGCTTCCAGGTTGGAGGGAATGGCTCAGGACGTCAGACCTGGCGACCCGAACAACACTGAAGGCGCAGCGGCCCGCTTCTATTGGAGCCACTTGTGGGCCAAGGACTTCCGGCGTGACACTGACGGCGGTGACCGAATCAACGCTCTCCTCAACTACGGTTACGGCATCCTGCGGGGGCATGGCATCCGAGCAGTGCTTGGCGCTGGACTGATCGGCGCAGTCGGCGTGGCCCATTCGCACCGGGCCAACCCTTTCAACCTGGTTGCCGACCTAATGGAACCGTTCCGACCGGCAATTGACTTTGCTGTGGTCCATCTGCCACCGTATTCGTCGCTAAAGAAGGTGGAGACAAAGGCCCTGCTGGCGGAGGCGTGTTTCAATGCGTTCACCCCCGGTGGGCCTTCCGTAGCGGCCGAGTTCGAAAGCTTAGCCCAGAGGTTCGGGCGGTTTGCCGAAGGTGAGGCCGATCAGCTAGACGTCACGGCCTGGCGGCCAAATGTCTAA